From a single Pyxicephalus adspersus chromosome 11, UCB_Pads_2.0, whole genome shotgun sequence genomic region:
- the RRAS gene encoding ras-related protein R-Ras isoform X2 — protein sequence MREQYMRTGEGFLLIFAINDRGSFNEMSKFHTQILRVKDRDEFPMILVGNKADLDLQRQVTKEEALNFARENRIPYMEASAKIRLNVDESFHELVRAIRKFHELESPPTPAVNPKKKESKSCPCVIL from the exons ATGAGGGAGCAGTACATGAGGACAGGAGAAGGATTCCTCCTAATATTTGCAATTAATGACAGAGGAAG cttcaaCGAGATGAGCAAGTTTCACACGCAAATCCTCCGTGTTAAAGACAGAGATGAGTTTCCAATGATTCTGGTTGGCAATAAAGCAGATTTGGATCTCCAGAGACAG GTGACCAAAGAGGAAGCCCTGAACTTTGCACGAGAAAACCGAATTCCTTATATGGAAGCCTCAGCCAAGATCCGATTAAATGTAGATGAATCTTTCCATGAACTGGTCAGGGCAATAAG AAAATTTCATGAATTGGAGAGCCCACCAACCCCAGCTGTTAACCCTAAAAAGAAAGAATCCAAGAGCTGTCCATGTGTGATTCTGTAA